One Salvia splendens isolate huo1 chromosome 12, SspV2, whole genome shotgun sequence genomic window carries:
- the LOC121757809 gene encoding uncharacterized protein LOC121757809 produces MDIGQRQTKHLNSSIKNNMVKFLLKHSHDGVLARGAVMEAAETFEVSRKTVYRLWKAAKEQMQRGEPAMMQGKIKGYHHADKFVLDEEKVRNLSTLERASLRKMVVKLNMSKSTLGQWVKQGKLRPHTNAIKPALTNINKLARVRWSLSQLQPQITQGRVPYQSMHNVVHIDEKWFYMTRVSDRYYLLPDEDEPYRSCKSKRFITKVMFMCAVSRPHFGLDGQATYDGKVEIFPFTEVMPAQRRSKNRPRGTMETKAIYSVTKEVMRDCLINKIIPAIKVQWPVWASKDIYIQQDNATPHITAMDPDFQASLQHEKPCKTVDELVGNVCCSFAELSPQTLNKVFLSLQACLTEIIQCRGGNGYKIPHINKDRLQRTVGLPNVLEVEEDVVREVLHYLQMPENNYGSMYEIGPLSNAFGL; encoded by the exons ATGGATATTGGGCAGAGGCAAACCAAACACTTGAATAGCAGCATCAAGAACAATATGGTGAAGTTTCTACTCAAGCACAGCCATGATGGAGTGCTCGCAAGAGGGGCTGTTATGGAGGCAGCAGAGACATTTGAAGTCAGTAGGAAAACCGTGTACAGGCTGTGGAAGGCAGCCAAGGAGCAGATGCAAAGGGGAGAACCTGCAATGATGCAAGGAAAGATTAAAGGATACCATCATGCTGACAAATTTGTACTTGATGAAGAAAAGGTTAGAAACTTATCTACTCTTGAGAGAGCTTCATTGAGGAAAATGGTTGTCAAATTAAATATGAGCAAGAGCACATTAGGTCAGTGGGTAAAGCAAGGAAAACTAAGGCCACATACAAATGCAATCAAACCTGCTCTCACCAATATCAATAAGCTAGCAAGGGTTAGATGGAGTCTTAGTCAACTTCAGCCACAAATTACTCAAGGTAGGGTTCCATATCAAAGCATGCATAATGTAGTGCAtatagatgaaaaatggttCTATATGACCAGAGTATCAGACAGGTATTACCTCTTGCCGGATGAGGATGAGCCATATAGGTCATGTAAATCCAAGAGATTCATAACCAAAGTTATGTTTATGTGTGCTGTCAGTAGACCACATTTTGGTCTTGATGGGCAGGCAACATATGATGGTAAGGTGGAAATATTTCCATTCACTGAAGTTATGCCAGCACAGAGGAGATCAAAGAACAGGCCCAGAGGGACCATGGAAACCAAGGCTATCTATTCAGTCACAAAGGAAGTGATGAGGGACTGCCTTATCAACAAG ATCATACCTGCAATAAAGGTCCAGTGGCCTGTTTGGGCAAGTAAAGATATTTACATTCAGCAAGATAATGCAACCCCACACATAACAGCCATGGACCCAGATTTTCAAGCT TCACTGCAGCATGAGAAACCATGCAAGACTGTGGATGAACTTGTGGGGAATGTGTGTTGCTCCTTTGcagagctttcaccacaaactCTCAACAAAGTTTTCCTCAGTTTGCAGGCTTGCCTCACTGAAATTATACAGTGCAGGGGTGGAAATGGCTACAAAATTCCACACATCAACAAGGATAGGCTACAAAGAACTGTGGGACTGCCCAATGTTCTTGAGGTGGAGGAGGATGTTGTGAGAGAGGTGCTACATTACTTACAAATGCCAGAGAACAATTATGGGTCAATGTATGAAATAGGCCCTCTGTCAAATGCATTTGGTCTCTAA
- the LOC121757039 gene encoding early nodulin-like protein 1 isoform X2 yields MADEQRNWFVFMVLFSCLVYSAYSYQFVVGGKDGWVVKPSENYNQWASRMRFQVNDTILFKYKSGSDSVLVVNKGDYDSCTVANPLLKLDDGNSVFKFNRSGPFYFISGNKANCDQGQKLTVVVLAIRTPPAGKGGPPGSPLSPGHPGGGAPVPAGSPSSTGNPGGGIPVPAGSPSSTGNPSGRAPVPAGSPSSTGNPGGGVPVPAGSPSSTGNPSGRAPVPAGSPSSTGNPGGGVPVPAGSPSSTGNPSGRAPVPAGSPSSTGNPGGGVPVPAGSPSSTGNPSGRAPVPAGSPLSPGQPGGAPVPAGSPGSPSGAPSPGGSGSGFGPAPASDLPGSPSSSTTPGSPGSSVPGAPGSLTPGSGTPADANSPPGSLSAPPCSGSVLLMSVLSLGVGTLIFSPNI; encoded by the exons ATGGCTGATGAGCAGAGAAATTGGTTTGTCTTTATGGTGTTGTTTTCTTGTTTAGTATATTCGGCGTATTCTTACCAGTTCGTGGTGGGAGGTAAAGATGGATGGGTCGTGAAACCTTCAGAAAACTACAATCAATGGGCTTCGAGGATGCGCTTTCAAGTTAATGACACTATTC TGTTCAAATACAAGAGCGGGTCGGATTCGGTGTTGGTGGTGAACAAAGGAGACTACGACAGCTGCACCGTTGCGAATCCTCTGCTCAAACTCGACGACGGGAATTCAGTCTTCAAATTCAACCGCTCTGGTCCATTCTACTTCATCAGCGGCAACAAGGCTAATTGTGACCAGGGCCAGAAGCTAACCGTCGTCGTTTTAGCCATCAGGACTCCGCCCGCAGGGAAAGGCGGACCTCCTGGCTCTCCGTTATCGCCGGGCCATCCTGGTGGGGGAGCTCCAGTGCCAGCTGGCTCTCCGTCATCGACAGGCAATCCTGGTGGTGGAATTCCAGTGCCAGCTGGCTCTCCGTCATCGACAGGTAATCCTAGTGGTAGAGCTCCGGTGCCAGCTGGCTCTCCGTCATCGACAGGCAATCCTGGTGGTGGAGTTCCAGTGCCAGCTGGCTCTCCGTCATCGACAGGCAATCCTAGTGGTAGAGCTCCGGTGCCAGCTGGCTCTCCGTCATCGACAGGCAATCCTGGTGGTGGAGTTCCAGTGCCAGCTGGCTCTCCGTCATCGACAG GCAATCCTAGTGGTAGAGCTCCGGTGCCAGCTGGCTCTCCGTCATCGACAGGCAATCCTGGTGGTGGAGTTCCAGTGCCAGCTGGCTCTCCGTCATCGACAGGCAATCCTAGTGGTAGAGCTCCGGTGCCAGCTGGCTCTCCGTTATCGCCGGGCCAGCCTGGTGGAGCTCCGGTGCCAGCTGGCTCTCCCGGATCTCCGTCAGGAGCGCCTTCTCCGGGTGGTTCCGGATCAGGGTTTGGGCCGGCTCCGGCAAGTGATTTACCGGGATCGCCTTCCTCGTCGACGACGCCGGGATCACCGGGTTCTTCTGTGCCGGGAGCGCCTGGCTCCTTGACACCGGGAAGTGGGACGCCGGCGGACGCTAATTCACCGCCGGGGTCGTTATCGGCGCCACCGTGCAGTGGTTCGGTTTTGTTGATGTCAGTGTTGAGTTTGGGTGTGGGCACATTGATATTTTCACCCAACATTTAG
- the LOC121757039 gene encoding early nodulin-like protein 2 isoform X1, whose protein sequence is MADEQRNWFVFMVLFSCLVYSAYSYQFVVGGKDGWVVKPSENYNQWASRMRFQVNDTILFKYKSGSDSVLVVNKGDYDSCTVANPLLKLDDGNSVFKFNRSGPFYFISGNKANCDQGQKLTVVVLAIRTPPAGKGGPPGSPLSPGHPGGGAPVPAGSPSSTGNPGGGIPVPAGSPSSTGNPSGRAPVPAGSPSSTGNPGGGVPVPAGSPSSTGNPSGRAPVPAGSPSSTGNPGGGVPVPAGSPSSTGNPGGGIPVPAGSPSSTGNPGGGVPVPAGSPSSTGNPSGRAPVPAGSPSSTGNPGGGVPVPAGSPSSTGNPSGRAPVPAGSPLSPGQPGGAPVPAGSPGSPSGAPSPGGSGSGFGPAPASDLPGSPSSSTTPGSPGSSVPGAPGSLTPGSGTPADANSPPGSLSAPPCSGSVLLMSVLSLGVGTLIFSPNI, encoded by the exons ATGGCTGATGAGCAGAGAAATTGGTTTGTCTTTATGGTGTTGTTTTCTTGTTTAGTATATTCGGCGTATTCTTACCAGTTCGTGGTGGGAGGTAAAGATGGATGGGTCGTGAAACCTTCAGAAAACTACAATCAATGGGCTTCGAGGATGCGCTTTCAAGTTAATGACACTATTC TGTTCAAATACAAGAGCGGGTCGGATTCGGTGTTGGTGGTGAACAAAGGAGACTACGACAGCTGCACCGTTGCGAATCCTCTGCTCAAACTCGACGACGGGAATTCAGTCTTCAAATTCAACCGCTCTGGTCCATTCTACTTCATCAGCGGCAACAAGGCTAATTGTGACCAGGGCCAGAAGCTAACCGTCGTCGTTTTAGCCATCAGGACTCCGCCCGCAGGGAAAGGCGGACCTCCTGGCTCTCCGTTATCGCCGGGCCATCCTGGTGGGGGAGCTCCAGTGCCAGCTGGCTCTCCGTCATCGACAGGCAATCCTGGTGGTGGAATTCCAGTGCCAGCTGGCTCTCCGTCATCGACAGGTAATCCTAGTGGTAGAGCTCCGGTGCCAGCTGGCTCTCCGTCATCGACAGGCAATCCTGGTGGTGGAGTTCCAGTGCCAGCTGGCTCTCCGTCATCGACAGGCAATCCTAGTGGTAGAGCTCCGGTGCCAGCTGGCTCTCCGTCATCGACAGGCAATCCTGGTGGTGGAGTTCCAGTGCCAGCTGGCTCTCCGTCATCGACAGGCAATCCTGGTGGTGGAATTCCAGTGCCAGCTGGCTCTCCGTCATCGACAGGCAATCCTGGTGGTGGAGTTCCAGTGCCAGCTGGCTCTCCGTCATCGACAGGCAATCCTAGTGGTAGAGCTCCGGTGCCAGCTGGCTCTCCGTCATCGACAGGCAATCCTGGTGGTGGAGTTCCAGTGCCAGCTGGCTCTCCGTCATCGACAGGCAATCCTAGTGGTAGAGCTCCGGTGCCAGCTGGCTCTCCGTTATCGCCGGGCCAGCCTGGTGGAGCTCCGGTGCCAGCTGGCTCTCCCGGATCTCCGTCAGGAGCGCCTTCTCCGGGTGGTTCCGGATCAGGGTTTGGGCCGGCTCCGGCAAGTGATTTACCGGGATCGCCTTCCTCGTCGACGACGCCGGGATCACCGGGTTCTTCTGTGCCGGGAGCGCCTGGCTCCTTGACACCGGGAAGTGGGACGCCGGCGGACGCTAATTCACCGCCGGGGTCGTTATCGGCGCCACCGTGCAGTGGTTCGGTTTTGTTGATGTCAGTGTTGAGTTTGGGTGTGGGCACATTGATATTTTCACCCAACATTTAG